The Cucumis melo cultivar AY chromosome 6, USDA_Cmelo_AY_1.0, whole genome shotgun sequence genome includes a region encoding these proteins:
- the LOC103491784 gene encoding KIN17-like protein, producing MGKNEFLTPKAIANRIKAKGLQKLRWYCQMCQKQCRDENGFKCHCMSESHQRQMQIFGQNPHRIVEGYSEEFESSFMEHIKRSHRFSRVAATVVYNEYINDRHHIHMNSTQWATLTEFVKHLGRTGQCKVEETPKGWFITYIDRDSETLFKERMKNKRMRADLAEEEKQEREIKRQIERAEQLAPLASASAELLEAEQTRELKLESGVKLGFALGTTSKLKEKKGESSRVVFDEDETYETAKGKPEGTSKNRIGTGGGLSSLEELMKEEEMKKEKLNRKDYWLCDGIIVKIMSKDLAEKGYYKQKGVVRKVIDKYVGEIEMLDGKHVLRVDQEELETVIPQIGGLVRIVNGAYRGSNARLLSVDTDKFCAKVQIEKGVYDGRVLKAVEYEDICKLAS from the coding sequence ATGGGGAAGAACGAATTTCTGACCCCTAAAGCAATCGCAAACAGAATTAAGGCAAAAGGGCTACAGAAGCTGAGATGGTATTGCCAGATGTGTCAAAAGCAGTGTCGGGATGAGAATGGCTTTAAATGTCACTGTATGAGTGAAAGCCACCAGCGCCAGATGCAGATCTTTGGCCAAAATCCCCATCGTATTGTTGAAGGCTACTCTGAAGAGTTCGAGAGTTCTTTCATGGAGCACATTAAGCGTAGCCATCGGTTCAGTCGTGTGGCAGCTACAGTTGTCTATAATGAATACATTAACGACAGACATCATATTCATATGAATTCAACGCAGTGGGCTACTCTTACTGAGTTTGTTAAACATTTGGGTCGAACTGGGCAATGTAAAGTAGAGGAAACTCCCAAGGGTTGGTTCATTACTTACATAGATAGAGATTCAGAGACGCTTTTTAAAGAGAGAATGAAGAACAAGAGGATGCGGGCTGATTTAGCTGAAGAAGAGAAGCAAGAGAGAGAGATAAAGAGGCAAATTGAGAGGGCTGAGCAATTAGCACCTTTGGCTTCTGCATCTGCCGAGCTTTTGGAGGCTGAACAAACAAGAGAGTTGAAATTAGAGAGTGGGGTTAAGCTAGGATTTGCTTTAGGAACAACATCAAAATTGAAGGAGAAGAAAGGAGAGAGTTCCAGGGTGGTTTTTGATGAGGATGAGACGTATGAAACTGCCAAGGGGAAACCTGAAGGGACTTCCAAAAACAGGATAGGTACCGGTGGTGGTCTGTCATCTTTGGAGGAATtgatgaaagaagaagagatgaagaaggaGAAGCTTAATAGGAAGGATTACTGGCTTTGTGATGGAATAATTGTAAAAATTATGAGCAAGGATTTGGCTGAGAAGGGGTACTATAAGCAGAAGGGAGTTGTGCGCAAAGTGATTGATAAATATGTTGGAGAGATTGAAATGCTTGACGGCAAGCATGTGTTGAGAGTTGATCAAGAAGAATTAGAAACAGTGATACCACAAATTGGTGGCTTAGTAAGGATAGTAAATGGCGCATATCGTGGATCAAATGCTAGGTTGTTAAGTGTTGACACCGATAAGTTTTGTGCTAAAGTGCAAATTGAGAAGGGTGTATACGATGGCAGGGTGCTTAAGGCTGTTGAATATGAAGATATTTGTAAACTTGCATCATAA